In a single window of the Oscarella lobularis chromosome 4, ooOscLobu1.1, whole genome shotgun sequence genome:
- the LOC136186275 gene encoding pantetheinase-like produces the protein MPSVSFLFLLVLSHCAVIPNAASDYYVAAVAEHDPIFAEVPFDPKDTANLSSALRIMMLNVDKYEQYMTQANASGAQIIVVPEGGMLGGEESLAYMQNLPTRDEISQRNFVPCDDIDTFANEPVLRRLSCLARRFSMALVVNLGDVQPCQPLVDDRCPRTGLSFYNTDVVFDTDGKLLAKYHKRHLYIREQLFVPAETVDYAIFETSFGVKFGVFTCFDIFFEKPAHLLVTKYGVRNIAFPTAWVNEFPYLVSTEVQQAYSRSMGVNLLAANLHIPRWAGTGSGIYSKGRVLAEFMNFQNKTKVLIARVPVNPDNNASLMSHYDDDEYYDEYEDGISGNHPAFIYKPFYGNEGNVDVCYENLCCHLKFSRSARDDELYALGAFSGFNTSEAEKYKMQACTLLKCAGTHPSSCGQQVFNATTPFESLIVSGTFSESTFIYPMFMTGNRHLVNPQNLHLEKGSMAYIGDSVPVLTATLYGRIFTE, from the coding sequence ATGCCGAgcgtttctttccttttccttctcgttCTCTCTCACTGTGCGGTCATTCCGAACGCCGCAAGCGACTACTACGTTGCCGCGGTCGCAGAGCACGATCCAATTTTCGCCGAAGTTCCCTTCGATCCGAAGGACACGGCGAATTTATCGTCAGCTCTCCGAATCATGATGCTCAACGTCGACAAATACGAGCAATACATGACGCAAGCGAACGCGAGCGGCGCCCAAATCATCGTAGTGCCGGAAGGCGGCATGCTGGGCGGCGAAGAGTCTCTCGCCTACATGCAAAACCTCCCCACACGAGACGAAATCTCCCAGCGAAACTTCGTCCCCTGCGACGACATCGACACATTCGCCAACGAGCCCGTGCTTCGCAGGCTGAGTTGCCTCGCGAGACGTTTTTCCATGGcgctcgtcgtcaatttggGCGACGTTCAGCCGTGTCAaccactcgtcgacgatcggtGTCCGCGTACGGGACTTTCCTTTTATAAcaccgacgtcgtttttgacACGGACGGAAAACTGCTCGCGAAGTATCACAAGCGGCATCTCTATATAAGAGAGCAGCTTTTTGTTCCGGCTGAAACCGTCGACTACGCTATCTTTGAGACGTCGTTTGGCGTCAAATTCGGCGTTTTTACTTGCTttgatattttttttgagaaaCCGGCTCATTTGCTCGTCACTAAGTACGGCGTTAGAAACATTGCTTTTCCTACGGCTTGGGTCAACGAGTTTCCTTATTTGGTCAGTACTGAAGTGCAGCAGGCCTATTCGAGAAGTATGGGCGTCAATCTTCTGGCTGCCAATCTTCACATTCCTAGGTGGGCGGGAACGGGGTCGGGAATTTATTCAAAGGGACGCGTCTTAGCGGAATTTATGAACtttcaaaacaaaacaaaagtaCTGATAGCCAGGGTTCCCGTGAATCCAGATAACAATGCATCTCTAATGTCACactatgacgacgacgagtacTACGACGAATACGAGGATGGCATATCAGGCAATCATCCCGCATTCATTTATAAGCCGTTTTATGGAAACGAGGGAAACGTAGACGTGTGCTACGAGAACCTGTGCTGTCATCTTAAATTTTCGCGAAGcgcgagagacgacgagctATACGCGCTGGGAGCTTTTAGCGGATTCAATACCAGCGAGGCGGAGAAATATAAAATGCAGGCGTGCACTCTGCTCAAGTGCGCTGGCACGCACCCATCATCGTGCGGTCAACAAGTTTTCAATGCCACTACGCCGTTTGAGTCTCTTATAGTCAGCGGAACGTTTTCTGAGTCTACTTTTATCTATCCTATGTTCATGACGGGTAACCGGCACCTGGTCAATCCGCAGAACCTTCACTTGGAAAAAGGCTCTATGGCATATATTGGTGACAGTGTACCAGTCCTTACGGCTACACTCTATGGCCGAATCTTCACTGAATAA